In a genomic window of Deltaproteobacteria bacterium:
- a CDS encoding HDOD domain-containing protein encodes MRSQKALKLVEEEENLPVLPQLFYRIVEAASNPETPVSKLSSLILEDQVLTGRVLRMANSAYYSMPQKISTVTRAVMVLGFITLKNFITAATVVDTLYKGGFKGGLYETFWIHALTCSLLASLLAEKLKVDQREVAMVAGLVHDCGKLFLDYHFPETYRKVAEETLKGRDFLAAERKFFGVTHVDVGEKIARKWGLPAALIEAIRDHHRFSGASKDLALSDVVYMADLLSPYAIPESWADRIGGIYPKESPDECCRGIWVGLGLTEETIQRLIESAKQNVQRVAEDLNLTFLSPSAQDLEEPSPEIFRLQREMERKERQLAMVNEISGFILENPRPEELIQIVLEAVHRGIGFNRTLLFLLDGAGKTVAGKFGLGHDVPPFLKSISVPIDSDGLMGRAIREKRAFNVVDSNSRSCSDLPRLEVPVLAEIKTFALVPFIAGREVIGLVMVDNSVTREPIRDQEVELIRTFLTLAGVYLESYSKRPD; translated from the coding sequence ATGAGGTCTCAGAAGGCATTGAAGCTTGTAGAGGAAGAAGAGAATCTTCCGGTTCTTCCTCAGCTTTTCTACAGGATCGTCGAGGCGGCATCTAACCCCGAGACACCGGTTTCGAAGCTCTCCAGCCTCATCCTGGAGGATCAGGTCCTCACGGGAAGAGTTCTGAGAATGGCCAATTCGGCCTATTATTCGATGCCCCAAAAGATCTCCACTGTGACCAGAGCCGTCATGGTCCTGGGGTTCATCACCCTGAAGAACTTCATAACCGCTGCAACCGTTGTCGACACCCTCTACAAGGGGGGTTTCAAAGGTGGGCTGTATGAGACCTTTTGGATCCACGCCCTGACCTGCAGCCTCCTGGCCAGCCTGCTGGCGGAAAAGCTGAAGGTTGATCAAAGGGAAGTAGCTATGGTGGCGGGCCTCGTACATGATTGCGGCAAGCTCTTCCTCGACTATCATTTTCCAGAGACATATAGAAAGGTGGCCGAGGAGACCCTGAAGGGCAGGGATTTTCTGGCGGCTGAGAGGAAATTCTTCGGTGTCACCCATGTGGACGTGGGAGAGAAAATCGCCCGGAAATGGGGCCTGCCGGCAGCCCTTATCGAGGCCATCCGGGACCATCACCGTTTTTCAGGTGCATCGAAGGACCTGGCCCTTTCGGACGTCGTCTACATGGCTGATCTTCTCTCTCCCTATGCCATCCCGGAGAGTTGGGCGGACCGGATCGGAGGGATATATCCCAAAGAGAGCCCGGACGAATGCTGCCGCGGGATATGGGTGGGGTTGGGTCTCACGGAGGAGACGATTCAAAGACTCATCGAATCGGCGAAGCAGAACGTCCAGCGCGTGGCCGAAGACCTCAATCTCACGTTTCTCAGTCCATCCGCCCAAGACCTGGAAGAGCCCTCTCCTGAGATATTCCGGCTCCAGAGGGAGATGGAGAGGAAGGAGCGGCAGCTGGCAATGGTCAATGAGATCAGCGGATTCATCCTGGAGAATCCACGGCCGGAAGAACTCATTCAGATCGTGCTTGAGGCCGTCCACAGGGGAATAGGTTTCAATCGGACCCTCTTGTTTCTCCTCGACGGAGCGGGCAAGACCGTGGCGGGAAAGTTCGGCTTGGGCCATGACGTCCCTCCTTTTCTGAAGAGTATTTCGGTCCCCATAGACTCGGATGGGTTGATGGGCAGAGCCATTCGAGAGAAAAGGGCTTTCAATGTCGTAGACTCTAATTCCCGTTCCTGCAGTGACCTTCCGCGGTTGGAGGTTCCTGTTCTTGCGGAGATAAAGACCTTCGCCCTAGTCCCGTTTATCGCGGGAAGGGAGGTCATCGGCCTTGTCATGGTGGACAATTCGGTCACCCGCGAACCCATCAGAGATCAAGAGGTGGAACTCATAAGAACCTTTCTCACTCTTGCAGGAGTCTACCTGGAGAGTTACAGCAAGAGGCCGGATTGA
- a CDS encoding HDOD domain-containing protein, with amino-acid sequence MEPYEIIHAIAEMTENLQPIPQVAARVMEMMGDADTSCKELSSVISKDPGLTSRILSLSNAPYYRRMESITSLNMAVMILGFGTIQSLVLTIAVGLIFGRTTARGSLAQIWEHSVAAALVSELLAKRLGLREQETYYIAGLLHDVGKFVFCQRFPEKFREGLKMARTEGIPFFESERIQFGFDHAQLGQAVLRKWHLPEIYHAPVAHHHRTDSLRRGETPTLVVHVADNMAHEILQSEGDGEWKPEAVALERLGVGEADIHEMASKDKGMILENLELIVKS; translated from the coding sequence ATGGAACCGTATGAAATCATCCACGCCATCGCCGAAATGACGGAAAATCTGCAGCCCATTCCCCAGGTGGCGGCAAGAGTGATGGAGATGATGGGGGACGCCGATACGAGTTGCAAAGAACTCTCGAGTGTCATTTCAAAGGATCCCGGGTTGACTTCAAGGATACTGAGCCTCTCCAATGCGCCTTACTACAGGCGGATGGAGTCCATAACGTCCCTCAACATGGCTGTCATGATACTGGGCTTCGGCACCATCCAGAGCCTCGTACTGACCATCGCGGTGGGTCTGATCTTTGGCCGCACCACGGCCCGGGGGAGCCTTGCCCAAATCTGGGAACACTCCGTGGCTGCGGCTCTCGTTTCGGAACTCCTGGCCAAAAGGCTCGGCCTTCGTGAGCAGGAGACTTACTATATTGCCGGGTTGCTCCATGACGTTGGCAAATTCGTCTTCTGCCAGAGGTTCCCGGAGAAATTCAGGGAAGGGTTGAAGATGGCCCGGACAGAAGGTATTCCCTTTTTCGAATCGGAAAGAATTCAGTTCGGTTTCGACCATGCGCAGCTCGGACAGGCGGTCTTGCGAAAGTGGCATCTGCCCGAGATCTACCATGCCCCTGTGGCCCACCACCACAGGACGGATAGCCTGCGGAGAGGCGAAACACCCACTCTCGTCGTCCACGTGGCTGACAACATGGCCCACGAGATTCTGCAGAGCGAGGGGGACGGGGAATGGAAGCCCGAGGCGGTGGCCCTGGAAAGGCTCGGAGTCGGAGAGGCAGATATTCACGAAATGGCCAGCAAAGACAAGGGGATGATTCTCGAGAATCTCGAACTGATAGTCAAATCTTGA
- a CDS encoding MFS transporter — MAQTFRKDLQFYKFCLYGFLKNLRFFEPFLILFFAEKGISYLQIGTLYAIREVLKNLLEIPTGVVADALGRRRTMIYSFVSYIASFVIFFFSSQYGLFVIAMVFFSFGEAFRTGTHKAMIFEYLAIKGWKDQKVYYYGNTRAWSQIGSALSSLIAASIVFLSDSYKSVFLYATIPYVMDLLLMISYPKELDGDIRNIEGDKIKRNFVKVTREFIHSFKDIEILRAVANISVYSGFYKAIKDYIQPVLKTFALALPILLSLEGKQRTSIVIGAVYFVIYILTSFASRISGKTAERFKSLRTPLNITMIAGFSMGILSGIFYNTGLLAVSIALYVGIYLIENLRKPMGISYITDMMHRDILATALSAQSQASSLVAAVVALLIGFLADLYGIGWSLAVVSILLISASPFCMAWERQRR, encoded by the coding sequence GTGGCACAGACATTTCGTAAGGATCTACAGTTCTACAAGTTTTGCCTCTATGGGTTCCTCAAGAACTTGAGATTCTTCGAACCCTTCTTGATCCTCTTTTTTGCCGAGAAAGGGATCTCCTATCTTCAAATAGGCACGCTTTACGCCATACGGGAGGTGCTGAAGAATCTTCTCGAAATACCCACAGGAGTCGTTGCCGATGCGCTAGGCAGAAGAAGGACGATGATATATTCATTTGTTTCCTATATAGCATCCTTCGTCATTTTCTTTTTCTCCTCACAGTACGGGCTCTTTGTGATTGCCATGGTTTTTTTCTCCTTTGGCGAGGCATTCAGGACTGGCACACACAAGGCGATGATCTTTGAATACTTGGCTATCAAAGGATGGAAAGATCAAAAGGTGTACTATTATGGAAACACGCGGGCATGGTCTCAGATAGGATCGGCATTGTCGTCCCTAATTGCTGCTAGTATTGTTTTCCTAAGCGACAGCTACAAATCGGTGTTTCTATATGCAACGATACCTTATGTAATGGATCTGTTGCTCATGATTAGTTACCCGAAAGAACTGGATGGCGATATCCGGAATATAGAGGGAGATAAGATAAAACGGAATTTCGTGAAAGTTACGAGAGAATTCATCCATTCATTCAAAGATATTGAAATACTGAGAGCCGTTGCAAACATATCGGTCTATAGCGGTTTCTACAAGGCTATCAAGGATTACATCCAACCGGTTCTAAAGACATTCGCACTGGCCTTGCCTATCTTACTCTCTCTCGAGGGCAAGCAGAGAACTTCTATCGTCATAGGCGCCGTCTACTTTGTCATATACATACTCACCTCCTTTGCTTCGAGAATCTCAGGGAAAACCGCTGAGAGGTTCAAGAGCCTTCGTACTCCTCTGAATATTACGATGATTGCGGGATTTTCCATGGGCATCTTAAGCGGGATTTTCTACAATACCGGGTTGCTTGCAGTGTCGATTGCACTCTATGTGGGAATATACCTAATAGAGAATCTAAGGAAGCCGATGGGGATATCCTATATCACAGACATGATGCACCGCGACATACTGGCTACGGCCCTCTCAGCACAATCCCAGGCATCCTCGCTTGTTGCCGCAGTGGTGGCGCTCTTGATAGGTTTTCTTGCCGACCTGTACGGTATCGGATGGAGCCTCGCCGTGGTGTCCATCCTACTGATCTCGGCCAGCCCCTTTTGCATGGCCTGGGAGAGGCAGAGAAGGTGA
- a CDS encoding HNH nuclease family protein, whose amino-acid sequence MHRRGFTHRRRPARGARPLRKKSLEEKLRRLDSTQDDYRRQSLAIHGSICARCGMEFNSSNLHLLTVHHKDGNPHNNPKDGSNWENLCIYCHDDLHSRGVLADYLTGDEK is encoded by the coding sequence ATGCACAGACGCGGCTTCACCCACAGGAGAAGGCCTGCCAGAGGAGCAAGACCTCTCAGAAAGAAGAGTCTCGAAGAGAAACTCAGAAGGCTTGATTCGACTCAAGACGACTACCGCCGCCAGTCTCTGGCCATTCACGGATCGATTTGCGCAAGGTGCGGCATGGAATTCAACTCCTCGAACCTCCACCTCCTGACGGTCCATCATAAGGATGGAAACCCCCACAACAATCCGAAGGACGGGAGCAACTGGGAGAATCTCTGTATTTACTGCCACGATGATCTCCACAGCAGAGGGGTCCTTGCCGACTATCTGACGGGGGACGAGAAATAG
- a CDS encoding DUF1638 domain-containing protein, giving the protein MVRPPVMMACQVLQDMIRNEIPGDIPFHVTFFEYGLHRNPRVMKRVLQNALDEIEEPRTVVLGYGLCGNGLDGLRAGPHTLLIPRTDDCIAILLGSYEAYQREFWSTPGTYYLSKGWLECGSHPLKEYEEVGAKYGKDEAEWILDMQYKKYERLCLVAHSRADLEKYRPQAQEVARFCERWNYRYEEILGSSAYVRRLLEVAVDLSKADSDFVLVRPGGVVTQSLFIR; this is encoded by the coding sequence ATGGTGAGACCACCTGTTATGATGGCCTGCCAAGTACTTCAGGACATGATCCGGAACGAGATACCCGGGGATATACCTTTCCACGTGACCTTCTTCGAGTACGGACTCCACAGAAATCCCCGCGTGATGAAGCGGGTGCTCCAGAATGCTCTGGACGAGATCGAGGAACCGAGGACCGTGGTTCTGGGCTACGGCTTGTGCGGGAACGGCCTTGACGGACTCCGCGCAGGACCCCATACGCTCTTGATACCGAGGACGGATGACTGTATAGCCATTTTGCTGGGTTCCTATGAGGCTTATCAGAGGGAGTTTTGGTCGACGCCCGGAACGTACTATCTGAGCAAGGGGTGGCTTGAATGCGGGAGCCATCCTCTTAAGGAATACGAAGAAGTCGGGGCGAAATACGGCAAAGATGAGGCTGAATGGATCCTGGACATGCAGTATAAGAAGTACGAACGACTCTGCCTTGTAGCCCATAGCAGGGCCGATCTGGAGAAATATCGCCCCCAGGCTCAGGAGGTCGCCCGGTTCTGCGAGCGGTGGAATTACAGGTACGAAGAGATCTTGGGCTCTTCCGCCTACGTCAGACGGCTCCTGGAGGTTGCAGTCGATCTTTCGAAGGCTGACAGCGACTTCGTCCTGGTCCGGCCTGGCGGTGTGGTGACCCAGAGTCTCTTCATACGCTGA